A genome region from Triticum aestivum cultivar Chinese Spring chromosome 2B, IWGSC CS RefSeq v2.1, whole genome shotgun sequence includes the following:
- the LOC123044524 gene encoding putative cell wall protein: MASKSASLLILAALVAAACLAGLGSAARSVPAEKPAEDAVKRPDTFQEGTVLIPGIGRYELGTHYIPDIGGLDHSIPAAASGQFIPGADDTWVPNPGFEVPNPFRPRSESP, encoded by the coding sequence ATGGCCAGCAAGTCGGCGTCCCTGCTGATCCTCGCGGCGCTGGTGGCCGCGGCGTGCCTCGCCGGGCTGGGCTCGGCGGCGCGCAGCGTGCCGGCGGAGAAGCCCGCGGAGGACGCGGTGAAGCGGCCGGACACGTTCCAGGAGGGGACGGTGCTGATCCCGGGGATCGGGCGGTACGAGCTGGGCACCCACTACATCCCGGACATCGGCGGGCTGGACCACAGCATCCCGGCCGCCGCCAGCGGGCAGTTCATCCCCGGCGCCGACGACACCTGGGTGCCCAACCCGGGCTTCGAGGTGCCCAACCCCTTCCGCCCCCGCTCCGAGTCCCCCTGA
- the LOC123044526 gene encoding caffeoylshikimate esterase, translating into MTQEDAHAPVNFWGEHPAMEAEYYAALGAEGESSYFTTPDDAGARRLFTRSWRPAAGGGVSARPRALVFMVHGYGNDISWTFQATAVFLARSGFACFAADLPGHGRSHGLQAFVPDLEVAVADLLAFFRSVRRREEHAGLPCFLFGESMGGAICLLIHLRTPPEEWAGAVLVAPMCRISDRIRPRWPVPEILTLVSRFAPTLPIVPTADLIEKSVKVPAKRLIAARNPMRYNGRPRLGTVMELLRATDELGARLGEVTIPFLVVHGSADEVTDPAVSRALYEAAASKDKTIKMYDGMLHSMLFGEPEENIERVRGDILAWLSERCTPAATS; encoded by the coding sequence ATGACTCAGGAAGACGCGCATGCGCCCGTGAACTTCTGGGGCGAGCACCCGGCGATGGAGGCGGAGTACTACGCAGCCCTCGGCGCGGAGGGCGAGTCCTCCTACTTCACCACGCCGGACGACGCGGGCGCGCGCCGCCTCTTCACGCGCTCGTGGCGCCCGGCTGCTGGTGGGGGCGTCAGCGCGCGGCCGAGGGCGCTCGTATTCATGGTCCATGGCTACGGCAACGACATTAGCTGGACGTTCCAGGCCACGGCCGTCTTCCTGGCCCGCTCCGGCTtcgcctgcttcgccgccgacCTCCCCGGCCACGGCCGCTCCCACGGCCTGCAGGCCTTCGTCCCCGATCTTGAGGTCGCCGTCGCCGACCTCCTCGCCTTCTTCCGGtccgtccggcggcgcgaggagcacGCCGGGCTGCCGTGCTTCCTGTTCGGGGAGTCAATGGGCGGGGCCATCTGCCTGCTGATCCACCTCCGCACGCCGCCGGAGGAGTGGGCGGGGGCCGTGCTGGTGGCGCCCATGTGCAGGATCTCCGATCGGATCCGGCCGCGCTGGCCGGTGCCGGAGATCCTCACCCTCGTGTCGCGGTTCGCGCCGACTCTCCCCATCGTGCCCACGGCCGACCTCATCGAGAAGTCCGTCAAGGTGCCCGCCAAGCGCCTGATCGCCGCGCGCAACCCCATGCGCTACAACGGCCGGCCCAGGCTCGGCACCGTCATGGAGCTGCTGCGCGCCACCGACGAGCTCGGCGCGCGCCTCGGCGAGGTCACCATCCCGTTCCTCGTCGTGCACGGCAGCGCCGACGAGGTGACCGACCCCGCCGTCAGCCGCGCGTTGTACGAGGCCGCGGCCAGCAAGGACAAGACCATCAAGATGTACGACGGGATGCTCCACTCCATGCTCTTCGGCGAGCCGGAGGAGAACATCGAGCGCGTCCGGGGCGACATCCTCGCCTGGCTCAGCGAGAGATGCACGCCGGCAGCAACTTCCTAA